The following proteins are co-located in the Manihot esculenta cultivar AM560-2 chromosome 9, M.esculenta_v8, whole genome shotgun sequence genome:
- the LOC110622581 gene encoding bark storage protein A isoform X1 translates to MGVAVLQRERWAVKMAVVVVVVVGLLAMASPTMQLNVKEPLRGTVQKSSSEDPRAIGLIVTAICCEKALNESGIFHVNSSVELLGRTFVLGKIHGADIVYVRSAGRPAANLGITLQIMADNFKLGGVILLGLGLALSDSLRVGSVVIPSLIGSTGVWTWQPFQATEEGPLKFGDFNFPETGDNLLGSVKYEKSQIYIDGKVNESFWIPVTAEWLQVASRIQVDSVEVFHGLKLASADVHLDNEKFYRRFLNLIFGASISDTTSITGALGAYANNLRLLVVLGVSDGPYFRDMAAANAMKVVDRFIYMISVSRASS, encoded by the exons ATGGGTGTGGCAGTACTACAACGAGAGAGGTGGGCGGTTAAAATGgcagtggtggtggtggtggtggttggGCTGCTAGCTATGGCGTCGCCCACCATGCAACTTAATGTGAAAGAACCTCTGCGAGGGACTGTCCAGAAGTCCAGTAGTGAAGACCCACGAGCTATAGGTTTAATTGTGACTGCCATTTGCTGTGAGAAGGCACTTAATGAGTCTGGCATCTTCCATGTTAATTCATCTGTTGAATTGTTGG GAAGAACATTCGTGCTTGGAAAGATTCATGGAGCCGATATTGTCTACGTAAGAAGTGCCGGTAGACCAGcg GCAAACTTGGGCATAACATTGCAAATCATGGCTGATAACTTTAAGCTTGGAGGAGTTATCCTTCTTGGGCTTGGTCTTGCCCTTAGTGACTCATTGAGAGTCGGCAGTGTTGTTATACCCAGCCTGATTGGTTCCACTGGAGTTTGGACATGGCAG CCATTCCAAGCAACAGAGGAAGGTCCGCTCAAGTTCGGAGACTTCAATTTTCCAGAGACTGGGGACAATTTGCTTGGAAGCGTAAAGTATGAAAAATCACAGATTTACATTGATGGGAAAGTAAATGAAAGTTTTTGGATTCCTGTTACTGCAGAATGGCTCCAAGTTGCATCTAGGATTCAG GTAGACTCAGTTGAAGTTTTTCATGGATTGAAGCTCGCCAGCGCAGATGTGCACTTGGACAATGAAAAATTTTACAGACGCTTTCTTAACTTGATTTTTGGTGCCTCAATTTCGGATACAACTAGCATTACTGGGGCATTG GGAGCTTATGCAAACAATCTGCGACTTCTTGTGGTGCTTGGAGTTTCGGACGGACCATATTTCAGAGATATGGCTGCTGCAAATGCAATGAAAGTGGTGGACCGCTTCATTTATATGATTAGTGTTTCTCGGGCTTCTTCTTAA